DNA from Rosa rugosa chromosome 6, drRosRugo1.1, whole genome shotgun sequence:
ATGAGTTTTTAAGGTTTGTTGAGGATGGCGACAAACCTCTTTACCCTGGCTGTACGCGTTTTACCAAGTTAAATGGACTTGTTAAAACTTGTAacctgaaagcaaagcatgggtTGAGTGATGCTTGCTATTCTGACATGTTGATATTGATTGGAATATTGCTTCCAGAAGGTAATGAAGTACCAAGTTCTTTTTATGAGGCCAAAAAGAGTTTGTGTGCGTTGGGAATGAATTATGAAAAGATACATGCGTGTCCTAACGACTGTATCTTATACAGGGATAGTAATGTTGATGCCACTACCTGCCCTACTTGTGGTCTCTCTAGGTGGAAGTTGGGAaagaataaaatagaaaaagtcGAGGTTCCGGGGAAAGTGTTGTGGTATTTTCCACCTATACCTAGATTCAGAAAGATGTTTCAGTCGACTAGTACAGCTAAAAGCTTGACATGGCATGCTGATGAGCGACTGAAGGATGATAAAATGAGGCATCCGGCTGACTCCCCTACTTGGAAGTTAGTGGACGACAAGTGGCCTGCTTTTAGTTCAGAGCCTAGGAATCTAAGGCTAGCGCTGTCGTCTGATGGTTTCAATCCCCACAGTTCCCTTTCTAGTAGATATTCTTGTTGGCCTGTCATACTAGTGACCTACAATCTTCCCCCATGGCTCTGCATGAAGAGGAAGTACATGATGCTCACCTTGTTAATCTCTGGACCTAAACAGCCTGGAAATGACATTGATGTCTATCTCCAGCCCTTGATAGATGATTTGAAGATTTTGTGGGATGGGGTTGAAGGGGTATATGATGGTTATAGAAAAAAGTACTTCAAACTTAAAGCAATGCTCTTTTGGACCATTAACGACTTCCCTGCATATGGGAATTTGTCAGGCAGCATTGTGAAAGGGTACAATGCGTGTCCTGTTTGTTTAGAGCATACCAAACCTCATAGGCTGGCTCATGGTCAAAAGATGTCGTATATGCGGCATCGGAGATTCTTACCACGTTACCATCCTTATCGAAAACAGGCAGCAGCTTTCGATAACACTGAAGAACGTGATCTCGCTCCTATTCCATTAAGTGGACATGAGGTGTTGCAAAGAGTAGAAGGTATGAACTGGCCTTTTGGTAAAAAGCACCCTTATCCTCCATATAAGGGTGCTGAAGATGAGAGTAGACCATGTTGGAAGAAGAAATCTGTTTTCTTCGAACTTGAGTACTGGAAGTTTCTTCCCGTTCGACATAATCTTGATGTAATGCACATCGAGAAAAATGTTTGTGATGCATTAATCGGTACATTGTTGAATATTCCTGGGAAAACCAAAGATGGGGTGGCTGCTCGTTTAGATATGGTGGCAATGGGTATAAGGGCTGGTCTGAAGCCTAAAATTGGGGGGAAAAAAGAGAAATTACCTTTGGCAAGCTGGAATCTCATgctagaagaaaagaaaacagtttGCAAATCTTTTTTTGGCATGAAGCTTGCTGATCGGTTATGTTCTAATGTGAAGAGTTTAGCATGGATGATCTACGGCTTGTTGGTATGAAATCACATGATTGCCATACTGTCCTCCATCACTTGCTCCCCATTGCAATTCGTTCAGTATTAGAGAAACCAGTTAGATATGCTATCATTAAGTTCTGTCTCTTCTTCAAGGCCATATGCAGTAAAGTCATAGATGTAGAGAagctaaaaaaaattcaagctgACCTTGTCGAAACAGTTTGTGAGCTTGAGAAATTCTTCCCACCGTCCTTCTTCGATATCATGATTCATCTTTCGATCCATCTTGTTAGAGAAGTTGAGCTATGTGGCCCTATTTTCTTTAGATGGATGTACCCCTTCGAAAGGTACATGAAAACATTGAAAGGATATGTTAGGAACCGTAACCATCCAGAAGGTTGCATTGCTGAATCATACATCGCCGAAGAAGCAGTAGAGTTTTTGGCAGAACGCAATCTAACTGAACCTACTGTTGGACTACCATCTAGCAGTACATCTAACAATAAGGGGACGTCCAGACCTTTGTCAGGTGCCACAATGATCTGTCCAAATCAAAAGAAGTTGCAGCTAGCACATCTTTGTGTGTTGCAGAATACGGATGAAGCAAGGCCCTACTTTGAGTAAGTCATGTGttctgtttatttattttttatttttttattttttttactgtgTCATTTCGGTACAAATAAATACATGTAGTTGGAGTTTACTAAAGGTTTTGCATTTTTCTTGTCTTTTGTAGTGAACATTTGGAATGGTTGAAGCATGTTTatccaaatttaaaaaaaaataagaagtggctaAAGGAGAAGCAGAATAAAACATTTGTGAAATGGATACAAGACAAGGTAAGTATAATGATCTGTTTATTCCAGCACCTTTTATAGTTTGGGTAGATATTAAGTATAAATGGCAGTTTAAATTATAATAATGTTATTTCTTTGCATGAAGGTTGCTGCTGGGTGTATTGATGATCATATTAATGTTTCGGAACACTTAAGGTGGATTGCTGATGGCCCTAGTTCAGAAGTACCAACATTCAGTGCTTACAAGATAAATGGGGTTAATTTCAACACCAAGGATCGTGATGATGTTCGAGCAGTTCAATGCAGTGGTGTTTCATTGTTCGCCAATGCAATGCTAGTCTCTAGTGCGAAGGATAAAAACCCGGTTAATGATGATACGACTTTTTATGGAGTCGTTAAAGATATATGGGAGTTAGACTATCATAGCTTTAGGGTTCCTGTATTCTACTGTGATTGGGTTGACATTGATAAGAGCATTAAGATAGATGATTTGGGTTATACATTAGTAAATTTGAATAGGTTAGGTCATTTTAATGATCCTTTCGTGTTAGGTACAGATGTGAAGCAAGTCTGTTACATAAATGACCCTCTTAACGCTAATTGGTCTGTGGTCGTATGATGTCCTGATAGGGATTACCATGCAGGTGATGATGAGGAGGTTGGCGTCATTGAACTTGAGAACGAGCTGTTTGATACCACAATGCCTCCGATCGACACTACAGATTTAGATGGTGACCAAACTAGCAATTATATGCGGGATGGTGACGAAGGAATATGGATTGACTGATGAAATGTGTCAACTCTTAGTTTAgggtttattattgttattattggCTATGTACTTTATTTATTTGAATTCGGATGTGAATCGTTGTTTTTACTTGATTTGTTTCGTTGCTTATCAATGATAATGTTCCCTTATCTGTTAAGCTTTCTGTTTTCAATattgatttattttttctttaaacttCATAATTTTTGTGCAGGTCAATATATATTGCTTTACTATATATGATCTAGCATGCCCTATTTATATTTAACTAACCCTCATGTGTTTTTGGTTGTAGATCATGGCTCCTTCAAAATCTAAGGCTGCCACTAGAGCAAGGCAGAATATTATCAATGCATTGAAAGTGACAAGAGCGAGATCTGCACCAGAACTAGCATCTTCTGGTCAGTCAAATGCATCAGAAAATAAGCCATCACCAAAGAGAGCAACGACATCGCTAAGGGTCAGCAAGTCATTGACGAAGCATAAGAAGAAAAAGTCATCTAAGGCATCCAGCCCAGAAAAAAGCGGCTTAAAGTTGCTAAAGCGTGGTTGTGTTACAATGCACAGGATTGTGAGAAGGAAAATTCTTGGGGTAAAGTTGAAAGTCTTGTTTAATCAGAAGGGGGTGCCTTATGGTGCTGCAGCCAAGGAAATGCAGTCATATATTGAGGTACTAGCACGTACTAAGGCACCAATATGGAGACCTTCTTGGAAGCAGGTCCCAAAGGATCGTAAAAATAAGATTTGGCGGTGTGTCGAGGTATAAAATTACTGATCCTTCTTTTCTTGATTAATATAAAGACTCCATGTTCATAGACTGGttttaatttttgctttatCATTTGTTTAGATGGCATTTGAGGTACCTCCGGAGGCAAGGAGAATGGTCCTATCTTCAGCTTCACAGAAGTGGAGAGAATTTAAGAGCAAGCTGACTACACAGTACATCATCCCACATAAGGATGAACCTGAATTGTTAGAGTATCCCCCAGCTGATTACAACTTCATCGAGAAGTCTCATTGGGACATCTTTGTAGCTGATCGATTGTCTGAGGAATTTCAGGTACagtttgtttgtattttcatgTTTTCAGAACTTGGATAAATTATAACTACTCATGTTATAACTATAGTGAATTGAGTTATGATGGTCATTACTTTGATGGTTTATAGGAAATGCAGAAGGTGCAAAAGGGAAAGAGGTCTAAGAACAAGTACCCTCATCGCATGTCGCGTAAGGGATACGCAAATCTGGAGGCTGAATTGGTGAGCATATGTAGAGTGATTTACTTTTAAATCTTGCATGCTGAGTTATTGTTAAGGTTAAATGGTTACTTATAGTTATGTTATTTTGTAGTCTGAAATCAATCCTGATTCGGAAATCGACCGTGCAACAATGTGGATCAAGGCACGGCAGGATAAACATGGCAACTTCAAAGATGTTGAGGTAGAGAAGTGTGCCGCAGACATAGTAAGTATAGTGTTATCATTGTTTTAGTTTATCTAAGCCATTTACTACAACTATATTACAAGATATACAACTTTAAATCAAAAACtgatttaaattaaaaaaaatttcttcttttaGGAAAAGCTAAAGAGGCAAGTGAGTGACGGTGAGGTGACATCTTGTGGCACTGATGATGTATTGAC
Protein-coding regions in this window:
- the LOC133716308 gene encoding uncharacterized protein LOC133716308, which encodes MDKSWMHADRRSRAFELGVEELIMFALESGCDVNKVCCPCMKCGHGKSWKAKVVRDHLVEFGIDKTYTKWIWHGELSSNESSEPEGSSETVEMAGNDTVGGSDDHEFSVDSDEFLRFVEDGDKPLYPGCTRFTKLNGLVKTCNLKAKHGLSDACYSDMLILIGILLPEGNEVPSSFYEAKKSLCALGMNYEKIHACPNDCILYRDSNVDATTCPTCGLSRWKLGKNKIEKVEVPGKVLWYFPPIPRFRKMFQSTSTAKSLTWHADERLKDDKMRHPADSPTWKLVDDKWPAFSSEPRNLRLALSSDGFNPHSSLSSRYSCWPVILVTYNLPPWLCMKRKYMMLTLLISGPKQPGNDIDVYLQPLIDDLKILWDGVEGVYDGYRKKYFKLKAMLFWTINDFPAYGNLSGSIVKGYNACPVCLEHTKPHRLAHGQKMSYMRHRRFLPRYHPYRKQAAAFDNTEERDLAPIPLSGHEVLQRVEGMNWPFGKKHPYPPYKGAEDESRPCWKKKSVFFELEYWKFLPVRHNLDVMHIEKNVCDALIGTLLNIPGKTKDGVAARLDMVAMGIRAGLKPKIGGKKEKLPLASWNLMLEEKKTVCKSFFGMKLADRLCSNVKSLAWMIYGLLAICSKVIDVEKLKKIQADLVETVCELEKFFPPSFFDIMIHLSIHLVREVELCGPIFFRWMYPFERYMKTLKGYVRNRNHPEGCIAESYIAEEAVEFLAERNLTEPTVGLPSSSTSNNKGTSRPLSGATMICPNQKKLQLAHLCVLQNTDEARPYFDEHLEWLKHVYPNLKKNKKWLKEKQNKTFVKWIQDKVAAGCIDDHINVSEHLRWIADGPSSEVPTFSAYKINGVNFNTKDRDDVRAVQCSGVSLFANAMLVSSAKDKNPVNDDTTFYGVVKDIWELDYHSFRVPVFYCDWVDIDKSIKIDDLGYTLVNLNRDYHAGDDEEVGVIELENELFDTTMPPIDTTDLDGDQTSNYMRDGDEGIWID